One Methanocaldococcus infernus ME DNA segment encodes these proteins:
- a CDS encoding serine protein kinase RIO: MEDDKIEEEFKLDGKEELKLDREYQKKIIERERKFFEEFKTFNEVFDQRTLKTLFSLLAGKHLTEFIGVVSSGKEAVVFKARKGKFYRAVKVYRVATCDFKTMIKYLQGDPRIHVRRSSRRMIVHAWVEKEFRNLKRASEIINAPKARLRRENVLVMDFVGYRGEPAPKLKDVTLEWEGCFKEIRESMKKLYEEGELVHGDLSEYNILVKDNSPVFIDFSQSVTIQHPLAQPLLIRDCINICSFFKKKGVSCNYKELYKYITGKDINPVDEMMIKQL; encoded by the coding sequence TTGGAGGATGATAAGATAGAAGAAGAATTTAAATTAGATGGAAAGGAAGAGCTTAAATTAGATAGAGAATATCAAAAGAAGATTATTGAGAGGGAAAGAAAATTTTTTGAAGAATTTAAGACTTTTAATGAAGTGTTTGATCAGAGGACTTTAAAAACTCTCTTCAGTTTATTAGCTGGGAAGCACTTAACAGAGTTTATAGGGGTTGTTAGCTCTGGGAAAGAGGCTGTAGTTTTTAAAGCAAGGAAGGGAAAATTTTACAGGGCTGTTAAGGTTTATAGGGTAGCTACTTGTGACTTTAAAACTATGATCAAGTATTTACAAGGGGATCCAAGGATACATGTTAGGAGAAGTAGTAGAAGAATGATAGTTCATGCCTGGGTTGAGAAGGAATTTAGAAATTTAAAGAGAGCTTCAGAAATTATAAATGCTCCTAAGGCAAGGTTAAGGAGAGAGAATGTCTTAGTTATGGACTTTGTTGGCTATAGAGGAGAGCCAGCTCCTAAGTTGAAGGATGTAACTCTTGAGTGGGAGGGATGTTTTAAAGAGATTAGGGAGAGTATGAAAAAGCTATATGAAGAGGGGGAGTTAGTCCATGGGGATTTAAGTGAGTATAACATTTTAGTTAAAGATAACTCTCCTGTCTTCATAGACTTCTCTCAGAGTGTTACTATTCAACATCCTTTAGCTCAGCCCTTACTAATTAGAGATTGTATAAATATCTGTAGCTTTTTCAAGAAAAAGGGAGTTTCTTGTAACTATAAAGAGCTATATAAATATATAACTGGGAAGGACATAAATCCTGTAGATGAGATGATGATTAAACAACTTTAA
- the eif1A gene encoding translation initiation factor eIF-1A: MEEEQQIRVRIPKKEENEILGIIEQMLGASRVRVRCMDGKTRLGRIPGRLKHRIWIKEGDVVIVKPWEVQGDEKCDIIWRYTKTQVEWLRRKGYLDEIL; this comes from the coding sequence TTGGAAGAAGAGCAACAAATTAGGGTAAGAATACCAAAAAAAGAAGAAAATGAAATTTTGGGAATTATAGAGCAGATGTTAGGAGCAAGTAGAGTTAGAGTTAGATGTATGGATGGGAAAACAAGGTTAGGAAGAATTCCAGGAAGATTGAAGCATAGAATATGGATAAAAGAGGGAGATGTGGTTATAGTTAAACCCTGGGAAGTTCAGGGAGATGAAAAATGTGACATTATTTGGAGATACACAAAGACACAGGTTGAGTGGTTGAGGAGGAAAGGATACTTAGATGAGATCTTATAA
- a CDS encoding ABC transporter ATP-binding protein, which yields MLEVKNLSYSYGEHEVLKDISFVVNKGELCAIFGPNGAGKSTLFKCIIGFLKPNRGEIHVNGQDITKMPIEKIAKLIAYVPQEHKPPFPYLVKEVVLMGRTPHLNGIFGPKKEDVDKAIKAMEAIGVINLADKPYTDLSGGQRQLVLLARALAQETEVMVLDEPTSALDFRNQLKIWNILKKLAKSGMSIIVSVHDPNLMMWFCDKVIVLHKKRILAYGNPQETLTEEVLKSLYGDICEIKNIDKFKIVVPKL from the coding sequence ATGTTAGAAGTTAAAAATTTAAGCTATAGCTATGGAGAGCATGAAGTTTTAAAAGATATATCCTTTGTAGTGAATAAAGGAGAACTGTGTGCTATATTTGGCCCCAATGGAGCTGGAAAATCAACTTTATTTAAGTGCATAATTGGCTTTTTAAAGCCAAATAGAGGAGAAATACATGTTAATGGGCAAGATATTACAAAAATGCCTATAGAGAAGATTGCTAAGTTAATAGCTTATGTCCCTCAAGAGCATAAACCTCCTTTTCCCTACTTAGTTAAAGAAGTAGTTTTAATGGGAAGGACTCCCCACTTAAATGGAATATTTGGACCAAAAAAGGAAGATGTTGATAAGGCTATTAAGGCTATGGAAGCCATTGGTGTTATAAACCTTGCTGATAAACCATACACTGACTTAAGTGGTGGCCAGAGACAGTTAGTTTTATTAGCCAGAGCATTGGCTCAGGAAACTGAGGTTATGGTTTTAGATGAGCCTACCTCAGCATTGGACTTTAGAAATCAATTAAAGATTTGGAATATTTTAAAGAAGTTGGCTAAGAGTGGGATGTCAATTATTGTTAGTGTTCATGACCCTAACCTAATGATGTGGTTCTGTGATAAGGTTATTGTGTTGCATAAAAAGAGAATACTTGCTTATGGAAACCCTCAGGAAACTTTAACTGAGGAAGTTCTAAAATCACTATATGGAGATATCTGTGAGATTAAGAATATTGATAAATTTAAAATAGTAGTCCCAAAATTATAA
- a CDS encoding ABC transporter substrate-binding protein, giving the protein MSIRALIILLLCGALIGMLCGCTTQEKEAIDTKEQVGNKVEMENYKVVKDMWGRDVKIKNNVERVALIDFTGTYIKVLKIWDMDDRVVAVDHSQKKNEFLRVICPRIENIVDVGSSKEINYETLASTKPDVVIIRAFVTNKEREDRYKDMIQKLDEMNIPVVILLHPTSFDKPDVKTMWEEIRILGQIFNKEKEADDLINYLNNYVKLISDRTKDIPEDKRPRVLLFATPDYMLGPGTIQSYFLEEIVHGKNVLKEGRWLKTSPEQVLKLNPDALIILGHAGYVSPEEVYEGKDTGFNWKLVQDINAIKNRKVGSLGITEWRATIEFPIGLLREAKTLYPERFTDIDPDKEEIKLYKELYKLDDNTLQEAIKAQRYRGNPH; this is encoded by the coding sequence TTGAGCATAAGAGCATTAATAATATTATTACTATGTGGAGCTCTTATAGGTATGTTATGTGGATGCACAACCCAAGAAAAAGAGGCTATAGATACTAAAGAACAAGTTGGAAATAAGGTAGAGATGGAGAATTACAAAGTTGTTAAAGACATGTGGGGAAGAGATGTTAAAATTAAAAATAATGTGGAAAGGGTAGCTCTAATTGACTTCACAGGAACATATATTAAGGTTTTAAAGATCTGGGATATGGATGACAGAGTTGTAGCTGTTGATCACTCACAAAAGAAAAATGAATTTTTAAGAGTTATTTGTCCAAGAATTGAAAATATAGTTGATGTTGGAAGTTCAAAAGAGATAAATTATGAAACCTTAGCTTCTACAAAGCCTGATGTTGTAATAATTAGAGCATTTGTCACCAATAAGGAAAGGGAAGATAGATACAAAGATATGATTCAGAAGTTGGATGAAATGAATATTCCAGTTGTTATATTACTCCATCCAACATCATTTGACAAGCCAGATGTAAAAACCATGTGGGAAGAGATAAGAATATTGGGACAAATCTTTAACAAAGAGAAAGAAGCTGATGATCTAATCAACTATTTAAACAATTATGTTAAGCTAATATCTGACAGAACAAAGGATATTCCTGAAGACAAAAGACCAAGGGTCTTGCTATTTGCAACTCCTGACTACATGTTAGGACCTGGAACTATCCAGTCCTATTTCTTAGAGGAAATAGTTCATGGGAAGAATGTTCTAAAAGAGGGTAGATGGTTAAAAACATCTCCTGAGCAAGTTTTAAAATTAAACCCTGATGCTTTAATTATCTTAGGCCATGCTGGATATGTAAGTCCAGAAGAAGTTTATGAAGGTAAAGATACTGGATTTAACTGGAAATTAGTTCAGGATATAAATGCTATTAAAAATAGGAAAGTTGGTAGCTTAGGAATCACTGAATGGAGAGCAACAATAGAGTTCCCTATAGGCTTATTAAGAGAAGCTAAAACTCTCTACCCAGAGAGATTTACAGATATAGACCCTGATAAAGAGGAGATTAAGCTATATAAAGAGCTCTATAAGCTGGATGATAATACATTACAAGAGGCTATAAAAGCTCAAAGATATAGAGGAAATCCTCACTAA
- a CDS encoding ABC transporter permease gives MPLTLLVIWELLAIYINNPVILPRVEDVLKILLHPTVDLLGTGSLVSNALISIKRVLSGFIIASLLAVPLGILMGYFTVINALFDTVIELFRPIPPLAWVPLSLAWFGIGEVSMVFIIFIGAFFPILINTISGVKGVPKPLIEAALTLGAKKRDILIKVVIPASSPSILTGLRVGIGIAWMCVVAAEMLPGSNSGLGYLITYAYSLSRMDIVIAAMIVIGLIGLILDRGLRYIEKKYFFWRTAMK, from the coding sequence ATGCCCTTAACCCTATTAGTTATTTGGGAGCTTTTAGCTATCTATATTAATAACCCTGTTATCCTTCCAAGGGTTGAAGATGTTCTAAAAATTCTTCTTCATCCTACTGTAGATCTCTTAGGAACTGGAAGTTTGGTTAGTAATGCCCTCATTAGTATAAAGAGAGTTCTCTCAGGTTTTATTATAGCCTCTCTCTTAGCTGTCCCCTTAGGGATACTGATGGGTTACTTCACTGTTATTAATGCTTTATTTGACACTGTTATAGAACTCTTTAGACCAATTCCTCCACTTGCATGGGTTCCTCTCTCACTTGCATGGTTTGGGATTGGAGAAGTGTCCATGGTTTTCATTATCTTCATTGGAGCATTCTTCCCTATCTTAATTAACACTATCTCAGGAGTTAAAGGGGTTCCTAAGCCATTAATTGAAGCTGCTCTAACCTTAGGGGCTAAGAAAAGAGACATCTTAATTAAGGTTGTTATTCCAGCATCTTCTCCATCCATCTTAACTGGCTTAAGGGTGGGAATAGGAATAGCTTGGATGTGTGTGGTTGCTGCTGAGATGCTTCCAGGGAGTAATTCAGGGCTTGGTTATCTTATAACCTATGCCTACTCATTAAGTAGAATGGATATAGTTATTGCTGCAATGATTGTTATAGGGTTAATTGGCCTTATCTTAGATAGAGGGTTAAGATACATTGAAAAGAAATATTTCTTCTGGAGAACAGCAATGAAGTGA
- the aroC gene encoding chorismate synthase, whose amino-acid sequence MNTYGDMFRVTVFGESHGKAVGAVVDGCPANLPLSKEDIQKELNKRRPGQSIFTTPRKEEDEVEILSGLFEGKTTGSPICALVYNKHMRPKDYEKLKDTPRPGHADLTYKLKYKNYDYRGGGRASGRVTVGHVIGGAIAKKLLQYTYNIKILAYTIKVGKIEGDFSYYKKPEIFENQESLKSLESKIWENPLRCPSSNYKEMEEYVLKAMEEKDSVGGVVEIVALNVPIGVGNPIFNKLNGELARGLMSINAVKGVEIGVGFKCSELYGSEMNDEMYFDDEKNIRFRSNNCGGTLGGISCGTPIVLRIAVKPTPSIGKKQRTINLKSFENTEIEIEGRHDPIIVPRIVPIAEAMVAVTLADLMIKGGFIHPCCL is encoded by the coding sequence ATGAACACCTATGGAGATATGTTTAGAGTTACAGTCTTTGGAGAGAGTCATGGAAAAGCTGTTGGAGCTGTTGTAGATGGCTGTCCAGCTAACTTACCTTTAAGTAAGGAGGATATACAGAAAGAGCTCAACAAAAGAAGGCCTGGGCAGAGTATATTTACAACTCCAAGGAAGGAAGAGGATGAGGTTGAAATTCTTTCTGGCCTATTTGAAGGGAAAACTACAGGCTCTCCAATCTGTGCTTTAGTTTATAATAAACATATGAGGCCAAAGGACTATGAAAAATTAAAAGATACTCCAAGACCAGGACATGCTGACCTAACTTACAAATTAAAATATAAAAATTATGACTACAGAGGTGGAGGTAGAGCAAGTGGAAGGGTTACAGTTGGACATGTCATTGGTGGAGCTATAGCTAAGAAGCTCTTACAATACACTTACAACATAAAGATATTGGCTTACACCATAAAGGTGGGTAAGATAGAGGGAGACTTTAGTTATTACAAAAAGCCAGAGATCTTTGAAAATCAGGAATCTTTAAAGAGTTTGGAAAGTAAGATATGGGAAAATCCTTTAAGATGTCCAAGCTCTAACTATAAGGAGATGGAAGAGTATGTTTTAAAAGCTATGGAAGAGAAGGATAGTGTCGGAGGAGTTGTAGAAATTGTTGCTTTAAATGTGCCTATTGGAGTTGGAAACCCTATTTTCAATAAGTTAAATGGAGAGTTAGCAAGAGGATTAATGAGTATAAATGCTGTGAAGGGAGTAGAGATAGGAGTAGGATTTAAATGCTCTGAACTCTATGGTAGTGAGATGAATGATGAAATGTACTTTGATGATGAAAAAAATATTAGATTTAGAAGTAATAACTGTGGTGGAACCTTAGGAGGAATAAGTTGTGGAACTCCAATAGTGTTAAGAATTGCTGTTAAACCAACCCCATCTATTGGAAAAAAGCAGAGAACTATCAATTTAAAAAGCTTTGAGAATACTGAGATAGAGATTGAAGGAAGGCATGACCCTATTATAGTCCCAAGGATTGTTCCAATAGCTGAGGCTATGGTTGCTGTAACACTGGCTGATCTAATGATAAAGGGAGGCTTTATTCATCCATGCTGCTTATAA
- a CDS encoding ABC transporter ATP-binding protein: MSKLIIENVSKVFKLEDKEVKALDNINLEIKENEFFTVMGPSGCGKTTLLRIIAGLEKPSSGKVLLDGKEVKGPGADRGVVFQQYTLMPWRTVLKNVTFGLELKGLPKEERERIAKKFIELVGLKGFENAYPHQLSGGMQQRVAIARTLANNPEIVLMDEPFAALDAQTRAILQNELLKIWEKDKKTVFFVTHSIDEAIYLSDRVAIMTARPGRIKEIVEIDLERPRDKNSVEFLKYRKKIVEILKEEVLKTIKRGVA; this comes from the coding sequence ATGTCAAAGTTAATTATAGAGAATGTTAGTAAAGTGTTTAAGTTAGAAGATAAGGAGGTTAAAGCCTTAGATAACATAAACTTAGAAATTAAGGAGAATGAGTTTTTCACTGTCATGGGCCCCTCTGGCTGTGGAAAGACAACTTTATTAAGAATTATAGCAGGCTTGGAAAAGCCAAGCTCTGGAAAGGTTTTATTGGATGGAAAGGAAGTTAAAGGACCAGGGGCTGATAGAGGGGTTGTATTTCAACAGTATACATTAATGCCTTGGAGAACTGTTTTGAAAAATGTTACCTTTGGATTAGAGCTTAAAGGCCTTCCTAAAGAGGAGAGGGAGAGAATAGCTAAGAAGTTTATAGAACTTGTTGGGCTAAAAGGATTTGAAAATGCTTATCCTCACCAGCTAAGTGGGGGAATGCAGCAGAGGGTGGCAATAGCAAGAACCTTAGCCAACAATCCAGAGATTGTTTTAATGGATGAGCCTTTTGCTGCCTTAGATGCTCAGACAAGGGCTATATTACAGAATGAGTTATTAAAGATTTGGGAGAAAGATAAGAAGACTGTTTTCTTTGTTACACATAGTATTGATGAAGCCATCTACCTCTCTGACAGAGTGGCTATAATGACAGCAAGGCCTGGAAGGATAAAGGAGATTGTTGAGATAGACTTGGAGAGGCCAAGGGATAAGAATAGTGTAGAATTCTTAAAATATAGAAAGAAGATAGTTGAAATATTAAAAGAAGAGGTTTTAAAGACAATTAAAAGAGGGGTAGCATGA
- a CDS encoding TatD family hydrolase: MIDTHTHLDTRGLEDLELMALTLEKVVTLAHDPFEMKTLDVWEVHLNKVLSEIKRGGKVGLDVYVCLGIHPRAIPPSVDEAIKLLEKYIKLDKVVAIGEIGLEKGDKKEEEAFIKQVEFANKVGYPIVVHTPRRNKEEITKKILELLQTFNLKVDVVIDHCNKEIINSVLDQGYYAGLTVQPGKLTADEALNLIKDNLDFSDKIMLNSDTSSNYSDVLAVPKTVLKMKLEGIDKEVIEKIAKKNAESFFKF, translated from the coding sequence ATGATTGATACACATACACACTTAGACACAAGAGGGTTAGAGGATTTGGAGTTAATGGCTCTAACCTTAGAGAAAGTTGTTACTTTAGCCCATGATCCCTTTGAGATGAAAACCTTGGATGTTTGGGAAGTTCATTTAAATAAAGTTTTGAGTGAGATAAAGAGAGGGGGAAAGGTTGGCTTAGATGTCTATGTATGCTTAGGGATACATCCAAGGGCTATTCCTCCAAGTGTTGATGAAGCTATAAAGCTCTTGGAGAAGTATATAAAGTTGGATAAAGTTGTAGCCATTGGAGAGATAGGCTTAGAGAAAGGGGATAAGAAAGAGGAGGAAGCCTTTATAAAGCAGGTAGAGTTTGCTAACAAAGTTGGCTATCCTATAGTTGTCCATACTCCAAGAAGAAATAAGGAAGAGATAACAAAGAAGATTTTAGAGCTTCTACAAACTTTTAATTTAAAGGTTGATGTTGTCATTGATCATTGTAACAAGGAGATAATAAATAGTGTATTAGACCAAGGATACTATGCTGGCTTAACAGTCCAGCCAGGGAAATTAACAGCTGATGAAGCCCTTAACTTAATAAAGGATAATTTAGATTTCTCAGATAAGATTATGTTGAACTCTGACACTTCCTCAAACTATTCAGATGTCTTAGCTGTTCCTAAAACAGTGTTAAAGATGAAGTTAGAGGGGATAGATAAAGAGGTTATAGAAAAAATAGCTAAGAAAAATGCTGAATCATTCTTCAAATTTTAG
- the dapB gene encoding 4-hydroxy-tetrahydrodipicolinate reductase has protein sequence MIKVVVTGALGRMGSNIIKTILQQEDMKLVAAFEAPNNPNIGKDVGELLGLGKLNIKLESAENLDKVLKEVKPDVLVDFTIAHACVENVKIAARNKVKLVIGTTGFTEEQRKEMLKSIEENKVPAVISENFAIGVNIFFKILEILAKKLGDYDIEIIEIHHRYKKDAPSGTALKAAEIIKSNRSRESYFIYGRKGLVGERKKEEIGIHAVRCGDVVGEHTVIFAGDGERLEITHKASSRQAFVNGVILAIRFIKDKEEGIYDTFDVLGLR, from the coding sequence ATGATAAAAGTAGTAGTAACTGGAGCCTTAGGAAGGATGGGGAGCAATATTATAAAAACTATCTTACAGCAAGAGGATATGAAATTAGTGGCTGCCTTTGAAGCTCCAAACAATCCAAATATAGGGAAGGATGTAGGAGAGTTATTAGGCTTAGGAAAACTAAACATTAAGTTAGAGAGTGCTGAAAACTTAGACAAGGTTTTAAAGGAAGTTAAACCAGATGTTTTAGTTGATTTCACTATAGCCCATGCATGTGTTGAGAATGTTAAGATAGCTGCAAGAAATAAGGTTAAGTTGGTTATTGGAACTACAGGCTTTACTGAAGAGCAGAGGAAAGAGATGTTAAAGTCCATAGAAGAGAATAAAGTTCCAGCTGTTATTTCAGAGAACTTTGCCATTGGAGTAAATATCTTCTTCAAAATTTTAGAAATTTTGGCTAAGAAGTTGGGAGACTATGACATTGAAATTATAGAGATTCATCACAGATATAAAAAAGATGCTCCATCTGGAACAGCCCTTAAGGCTGCTGAGATAATAAAGAGTAACAGAAGTAGAGAGAGCTATTTTATCTATGGAAGGAAGGGATTAGTTGGAGAGAGGAAAAAAGAGGAGATAGGGATACATGCAGTTAGATGTGGAGATGTTGTTGGAGAGCATACAGTTATCTTTGCTGGAGATGGGGAGAGGTTGGAAATAACCCATAAAGCAAGTAGTAGGCAAGCCTTTGTTAATGGGGTTATCTTAGCTATAAGGTTTATCAAAGATAAAGAAGAAGGGATTTATGACACCTTTGATGTTTTAGGGTTGAGATAA
- a CDS encoding FecCD family ABC transporter permease produces the protein MVDFSYRSKIFIIGFSAFLLFATMLISISVGAYNVPINEVFKVLIAHIFGKEITGIYNTIVWDIRVPRVIVGMLIGMALATSGATYQGVFRNPLVSPFILGVSAGAAFGAALSIMYSFIPLSAQISAFIFGMIAVFATYSLARVRGRTPLVTLLLAGVILGSFFNALVAIFQYFASEAQLKAIVFWIMGGLYHVGWKDVYSVGLLIPLGILAIMSYSWKLNILSLGDEEARALGINTERLKIILIILSTFITSLAVSVAGIIGWVGLMIPHASRLILGPDHRFLLPMSAILGGIFLIICDTIARTITTGEVPLGIVTSILGAPYLIYLLRSKKTQFFGGD, from the coding sequence ATGGTTGATTTTAGTTACAGATCAAAAATTTTTATAATTGGTTTCTCAGCTTTTCTTTTATTTGCAACTATGTTAATTTCCATAAGTGTTGGAGCTTATAATGTCCCAATAAATGAAGTATTTAAAGTTTTAATAGCCCATATTTTTGGTAAGGAAATTACAGGAATTTACAATACAATAGTCTGGGACATTAGAGTACCAAGGGTTATTGTTGGAATGTTAATAGGAATGGCTTTAGCCACTTCAGGAGCTACTTATCAGGGAGTTTTTAGAAACCCATTAGTTAGCCCTTTTATACTTGGAGTTTCAGCTGGAGCAGCCTTTGGGGCAGCTTTATCCATTATGTACTCTTTTATTCCACTATCAGCACAGATTTCAGCCTTTATATTTGGAATGATTGCAGTCTTTGCCACTTATTCATTAGCAAGGGTTAGAGGAAGAACTCCATTAGTAACCTTACTACTTGCTGGAGTCATCTTAGGATCATTCTTTAATGCACTTGTAGCTATCTTCCAATATTTTGCAAGTGAGGCCCAACTAAAGGCTATAGTATTTTGGATAATGGGAGGGCTCTACCATGTTGGTTGGAAGGATGTTTATAGTGTGGGCCTACTAATCCCTCTTGGAATTTTGGCAATAATGTCCTACTCTTGGAAATTAAATATTTTATCTCTTGGAGATGAGGAAGCAAGAGCTTTGGGAATAAATACTGAAAGGCTAAAGATAATTTTAATTATTTTATCAACATTTATAACTTCATTAGCTGTTTCTGTTGCTGGGATTATTGGATGGGTAGGATTAATGATCCCTCATGCTTCTCGTTTAATACTTGGGCCAGATCATAGATTTTTGCTACCAATGTCTGCAATACTTGGAGGAATCTTTCTAATAATTTGTGACACCATAGCAAGAACCATAACTACTGGAGAAGTTCCTTTAGGGATTGTAACCTCTATTTTAGGAGCTCCTTATTTAATATACTTGTTGAGATCAAAGAAAACCCAATTTTTTGGAGGAGATTAA
- a CDS encoding KH domain-containing protein gives MVFNRVGEATNVEIIKVPKDRIGVLIGKGGEVKKRIEDELKVKIKIDADGTVTIYSKNNEDPLALWKAKDIVKAIARGFNPEIALRLLSDDYVLEIINIEDYAKSENSLRRLKGRVIGKEGKSRRYIEELTGASVSVYGKTVSIVGEADQVQIAKEAVEMLLRGASHSRTYKFLERERQKLKEANFKLWKKKSEVDELYEKLYKGEEE, from the coding sequence ATGGTTTTTAATAGAGTTGGTGAAGCTACAAATGTTGAAATTATTAAAGTTCCTAAGGATAGGATAGGGGTTTTAATAGGAAAGGGTGGAGAGGTTAAAAAAAGAATTGAAGATGAGCTAAAGGTTAAAATAAAGATTGATGCTGATGGCACTGTTACTATTTACTCTAAAAATAATGAAGATCCCTTAGCCCTTTGGAAGGCTAAAGATATTGTTAAGGCTATAGCAAGAGGCTTTAATCCAGAGATAGCCTTAAGGTTGTTAAGTGATGACTATGTCTTAGAGATTATAAATATTGAAGACTATGCTAAGTCAGAGAATAGCTTAAGGAGGTTAAAGGGAAGGGTTATAGGAAAGGAGGGAAAGTCAAGGAGATACATAGAAGAGCTAACTGGAGCAAGTGTTTCAGTCTATGGGAAAACTGTTTCTATTGTAGGGGAAGCTGATCAGGTTCAGATAGCTAAAGAAGCTGTAGAGATGCTCTTAAGAGGGGCCTCTCATTCAAGAACTTACAAGTTCTTAGAGAGAGAAAGACAGAAGTTGAAAGAAGCTAACTTCAAGCTCTGGAAGAAAAAGAGTGAAGTAGATGAATTATATGAAAAGCTTTACAAGGGTGAGGAGGAATGA
- a CDS encoding CD3072 family TudS-related putative desulfidase, whose amino-acid sequence MRIAIVSHCILNQNSVVKSLRRVKGSFKEVVSLLIKNDFGIIQLPCPELIYLGINREGRVKEEYDTEEYRELCRELLKNIFKYIREYEKDGYKFLLIGIEGSPTCGIFKTETKDGLREGRGILMEELLKYVNIKHKIEIPVGINNYKDFLKELERIISSMDE is encoded by the coding sequence ATGAGGATAGCTATAGTTTCACACTGCATATTAAACCAAAATAGTGTAGTAAAATCCCTAAGAAGAGTTAAAGGCTCTTTTAAGGAAGTTGTTAGCCTATTAATAAAAAATGATTTTGGAATTATTCAATTACCCTGTCCTGAACTTATATACTTAGGAATCAATAGAGAGGGAAGGGTTAAAGAGGAGTATGATACTGAAGAGTATAGAGAGCTGTGTAGAGAATTACTAAAAAATATATTTAAGTATATAAGAGAATATGAGAAAGATGGCTATAAATTCCTATTAATAGGAATTGAAGGCTCTCCAACCTGTGGGATCTTTAAAACTGAAACAAAGGATGGATTAAGAGAGGGAAGAGGAATATTAATGGAAGAGCTCTTAAAATATGTTAATATTAAGCATAAAATTGAGATTCCTGTAGGGATAAATAATTATAAAGATTTCTTAAAAGAGCTTGAGAGAATTATAAGCAGCATGGATGAATAA
- a CDS encoding permease — protein sequence MDFIMIIINTVIDYLTPNRVIALLTAFLMAGGISALIDKEIILRYFSSENRVVSYLVASVSGAILTVCSCTVIPLFASIYKKGANIGPAVTLLYSAPAINILAIFYSAAVLGWDIGILRAVFAIVISIVIGLIMEFIFREKKEEKRRVKRLSRKRKMEMKKLLIFFALLLLMLLDITASPKFFPQLSYSIYGSFLVKHLIFVILAIIFSIYVKLNFDKREIKSWLLETKILLKIIFPLLILGIAIAGVIKALIPPEYVANYVGQNTIFSNLIASLIGATMYFATLTEVPIVKSLMDLGMNVGPAMALLLAGPSLSIPTVLAVSKIMGYKKALTYFSLVVIFSALCGYLTGFILSQP from the coding sequence TTGGATTTTATAATGATTATAATCAATACAGTTATTGATTATTTAACCCCAAATAGGGTTATAGCCTTACTAACAGCCTTCCTTATGGCTGGAGGGATATCTGCTTTAATAGACAAGGAAATAATATTAAGGTACTTTAGCTCAGAGAATAGGGTAGTTTCTTACTTAGTGGCTTCAGTGAGTGGAGCCATCTTAACAGTTTGCTCCTGTACAGTTATCCCTCTCTTTGCCTCCATATATAAAAAAGGAGCTAATATAGGGCCAGCAGTAACACTTCTCTACTCCGCTCCAGCTATTAATATCTTAGCCATCTTCTACTCAGCAGCTGTTCTTGGCTGGGACATTGGGATATTAAGGGCTGTATTTGCTATTGTTATTTCAATAGTTATAGGCTTAATTATGGAATTTATATTTAGGGAGAAGAAAGAAGAGAAAAGAAGAGTTAAGAGGTTATCAAGAAAGAGAAAGATGGAAATGAAAAAGTTATTAATTTTCTTTGCTCTACTGTTGTTAATGCTACTTGATATAACAGCATCTCCTAAGTTCTTCCCTCAACTTTCCTATTCCATATATGGCTCTTTCTTAGTGAAGCATTTAATATTTGTTATATTAGCCATAATCTTCTCTATCTATGTGAAATTAAACTTTGACAAAAGAGAGATAAAGAGCTGGCTCTTAGAAACTAAGATTTTACTTAAAATTATCTTCCCTCTCCTAATCTTAGGGATTGCTATAGCAGGAGTTATTAAAGCTCTAATTCCTCCTGAGTATGTAGCCAACTATGTTGGGCAAAATACAATATTCTCTAACCTTATAGCCTCTCTAATTGGAGCTACTATGTACTTTGCCACCCTAACAGAGGTTCCAATAGTTAAGTCTCTTATGGATCTTGGAATGAATGTAGGCCCAGCTATGGCCTTACTACTTGCTGGACCAAGTTTAAGCATTCCAACAGTCTTGGCTGTATCTAAAATTATGGGATATAAGAAAGCTCTAACATACTTCTCCTTAGTTGTTATCTTTTCAGCCCTCTGTGGTTATCTCACAGGATTTATATTATCTCAACCCTAA